A stretch of DNA from Clostridium sp. JN-9:
CATCCACTGTAAACCAGTGGTTTACCTTTAGCTTATTATGTTCCACCCAGTTTATTACTTCTTCCTTTGAGCATCCTTCCTTAAGCATATTATATGCTTTATATACAATAAGTCCCTGGCCTAAAGATGCGCTCCTTGTATCAATGACACTAATATCAGCATCCCTGTATTCTTCTAAAACAATATTTCTTGCCATAGTTGCACTGCTGACACAACCGCTAAGTGCTGACGAAAACCCTAAATATATAACTGAATTTCCTAGCGATACTGCTTCTTTAAATGCATCTGCAAAAGTCTGAACATTAATTTGGGAAGTTGTTGTTATTTCACCTTCCCTTAGAGCAGAATAAAAATCTTTATATTTAATGGTCTTTCCAAAGTCATCTTTATATTCCTTATTTTTAAAATGAACTGTTAAACTTAATATCTTAATATTGCTGTTTTCAACAAATTCCAAAGGAAGATCACTGCAGGAATCTGTTATTAGTACTGTATTCATATTATATAATACTCCTTCCTTAACTCTTTTATTATTATGCACTTAAAATAAAAAAGTTATAATATAGATTATATACATATTTTAAAAATATGTATATAACCATTTAGGAATAGTACTAATATTTATTAAACATATTTATTAAAATGACAATGCAGCTTCCTTTGCCTCAGCTATTGCCTTATTCTTTATTTCTTCGGCTTTATCAGGCATTGCACTCATGCCCTCAGCAATAATAGACTGCTTGTCTGTTATCCCTATAAAACTTAAAACAGTATTAATGTACTTATCTCCCATTTCTAAATCAGCAATAGCTTTATTGGTATATATTCCGCCTCTTGCCTGAATATGAATAGCTTTCTTATTGTTTAAAAGTCCAATAGAACCAGTTTCTGTGTATCTAAATGTTTTATTTGCTATGCATATATTATCCAAATAAGCTTTCATCATTGGTGGTACAGTGAAGTTCCAAAGTGGTGTAACAAATATATATTTGTCAGCAGCCATAAATTGTTCCAGTAAATTATTCATAGCTGATATTTTTTTCTGTTCTTCCTGTGTCAAATCCCCAAAGCTCATGCCTTTACCAAACTTTCCCCATGCATTTAGCACATCTCCATCAATTAATGGTACATAGATTTTATATAAATCTAACATAGTTATCTCATCCTGAGGGTTCTTCTTCCTATATATTTCTAAAAAGTTCTCTCCAACAGTTAAACTAAATGAATCTTCTGTACTTTTAGGATTTGCAGTAATATACAATACTTTTGACACTTTAACATTCCCCTTTTCATTTTTGTTATTTTCTTAAGACTTAAATATTACTTTTACATTGTAATTTAATTATACAAAGTAATACCCTTATTTATGCATACCCTATAACTTTATATAAGTATATTATAATAAGTTATTTGCAATGTCAATAATAAAACTTAAAATTATTTATAGTATTTATATAGACAAAAGGCTGCCACACTAATTATTCAGCGCAGCAGCCTATTATTAATTAATATCAAATTTTCTCACATATGATGCTGTCATTTGCTATGGAATGCATCTTGTCATTAACCTTAAGATTAATAGGAACTTTCGTCCTCACCTGTATTTTTGTTTCACTTTTTCCCATGGTAACTTTTACCTTAGCACCCTTATATAAAAATTTAAATTGAAGTTTATTCCACTGTACAGGGAGTTTTGGATTTAAAGCAATGTAGTTTTCTTTTATTCTAAGCCCTGCAAAGCCAAATACTATGGCCATCCATGTGCCTCCCATATTTGCAGTGTGGATGCCATCCTTTGTATTTCCATTGGTATCATCAAGATCAAGCCTTGCTGTCTTAATAAAATATTTATAAGCCTTATCATAGTAATTCAGCTTTGAGGCCATAATACTATACACGGCATAAGAAAGAGAAGAATCATGAGTTGTGATTTTTTCATAATAATCATAAGAATTCTTCATTGTTTCATAGTTTGTTTCATTTTCCACTAAAAAATGTGCAAGCACCGTATCAGGCTGTTTAAGTACCTGATATCTGTATATTGTAAGCGGGTGATAGTGTAAAAGCAGAGGATAATTATCCTTTGGAGTATGCTGAAAATCCCAAATGGCCTTTGATAAAAAGGTATCATCCTGGGCATTTATCTTAAGATTGCTGTCATAAGGCAGATACATGCTTTGTGCAGCTTTCTGAAACCCTGTGATTTCATCCTGTGAAAGATTTATTTTGCTGCATAAGCTGCTCAAAAAGCTGCTGTCTTTTTCCTCAAGCATATTATATATTTTCACTGCCCACTGAAGATTATATTTTGCCAGCACATTAGTATAATAGTTGTTGTTAACTAAAGTTGTATATTCGTTAGGGCCTGTAACACTATCTATTTTAAATAGTCCATTATCATAATGCCCTATTTCAATCCATATTCTTGCAGTTTCAAAAATAACCTCTGCACCAAATTCCTTAATAAAATCCATGTCACCTGTTACCAGATAATATTGAATGTAAGAGTATGCAATGTCGCCATTTATATGATATTGAGCTGTACCAGCAGGGAAATAAGAGGAACATTCTTCCCCATTTATAGTCCTCCATGCATAGGCTGCCCCTTTCTTATGTCCCAGCTCCCTGGCTCTTTTTCTTGCAGAGTCCAAAATTGTATATCTGTACCTAAGAAGCTTTTTTGCAATTTGAGGACTGCACAGAGTTAGAAATGGCAGAATATAAATCTCACTGTCCCAAAAATAGTGACCTTCATAACCTTCTCCGCTTAACCCCTTGGCAGAAATATTGCTTACAGAGTCTTTACCTGCAGACTGCAGAATTTCATACATATTATATCTTAATCCCTGCTTTAAAGCCAGATCGCCTTCATTATCTATGTCTGCAGTACTCCAAAACCTCTTTAAATAATTTTGCTGGCTCTTTAAAATTTCATTAAAACTCAGAGTGCAGATTTTATTAATAAGTGTGTATCCTTTTTTTGCAGGATCTTTGCATCGTCTTGAGTCTGTATATATGTTATATTTGTTGAATTCAATTATTTTATTGCCTGGCTTTACTTTAAACACTGCCATAACTGACTTTTCATGCCTTTCATAGGATACATTGAATTCTCCGCTGCACATATGTTTCGTATTAACAGCCACACTTTGTTTTGAGCTTTTTGTTTCTGATAATACCTGAATTACATCATTCTGTACAGAGGTTGATTTTACGTCTAATATATTTTCATTACCTGATGATACTCGCATATCCATCTTATCTACATAATTTTTAACATCACCGTTTATTCTGGATTTAATAATAATATCATCATCAAAATTAACCTTTTCAATTTGGTAGTTAATTGCAAAAAGTTCTAAATATTTAAATGAAGCAACTCTTGTTATTTTTAATTTAATTTCTTTACCATCTGGGAATACATAATCGACTTCTCTTCTATAATATCCTTCTTTCATATTTACATATCTGTTAAAGCTTTTTACTGTGCCTTTAAACATGGAAAACTTTTGATTATTGATTATTAAATCAATATCCTGGCTATCTGTAACATTAACTATTTTCTGCATTGTTTCAGGATACCCATAAGCTTTTTCACCGTAGGAAACAGATGCTGTTTCATAAAAGGCGTTAATATAACTTCCCCTTATTGTAGGCATATTATCAGCATATCCTTCTTCAAAGTTTCCTCTTATACCTATGTAACCATTAGCTACATTAAATATACTTTCACTTTTTAACAAATCTTTTTCATTTAAGCTATTATCACTTACTATCCAATCATCTTTCATTTTCATTGAGCCCCTTTTCCACTGCTATTGTTTAACTGCGCCATCCATTACACCTTTAATAATGTATTTCTGTGAGAATATATAGAATATAATTATAGGTATAATAGTAAGCACAAGACCTGCCATTGCTAAGTTCCATTGGATTGTAAATTGTCCAAAGAAGTAAAATGTTGAAAGAGGAATTGTCCTATGTTCAGGACTTCTAAGTACAAGTGAAGGAAGCAGATAGTCATTCCAGGTCCAGATTACATTTAATATGGCAACTGTCACTGTAATTGGTTTAAGTGTTGGAAATACTATTTTCCAAAAAACCTGAAACTTATTACATCCATCTATCATAGCTGCTTCTTCAAGGGATATAGGTATGCTCTTTATAAATCCATGATATAAGAACACAGATAAGCTGGTACCGAAACCTACATACATAAAAATAAGTCCATAGTAGGAATCTATCATACTAAACCCGATGGATTTAATTTCCCAGTTACTCATATACTGCATAAGCGGTATCATAACAGCTTGGAATGGAATCAGCATTGTTGCTATTAACAGATAATATATAAAATTTGAGACCCTTGATTTATTTCTGACTAATACCCAGGCAGTCATGGAAGAAAATACAACAATCAAAATAATACTGAAAACAGATATAATAAGTGAATTGAAGAATGCCTTCCCAAAATTCATTCTCTCCATAGCAGTGGCATAATAAGAAAAGTCAAATGGCTTAGGTAATCCCATGGTATCCGTAAATATTTGTGCTCTACCTTTAAAGGAATTGATAACCATAATGTATATAGGAAATAAAGTAAAAACTGCAATAATCCATCCTAATATTGTTAGTGCAGTTGATTTTTTTGTTTTCCCTTTCATTACATTTCAACCTCCTTTTTTGAAGTAAAGTATACCTGTAGTAAAGTAATTACCATAATCACCAGGAAGAACACAATAGCTTTTGCCTGAGCTACAGCATATTTATTATAACCAAATGCTGTTTGGAATATATTCATTGTTATTAATTCTGTACTTCCAAAAGGTCCTCCATTAGTTAAAGATAAGTTGGTATCATATTGCTTAAATGAATTTGAAAGAGTTATAAATATGCTTACTGTAAATGCAGGTGAAATTAAAGGAAGAGTAATCTTTGTAAATTTAGTCCATGCATTTGCGCCATCTATTTCAGCAGCTTCCAAAACATCGTCAGGGATACTTTCAATTGAAGCTATATATATTATCATTACATATCCAGCCATCTGCCACACTCCGACTACAACTAAAGCCCAGAATGCTGCAGTTGGATTATCAAGCCAGTTAAAAAACACCTTTGAATTGTGAATTGCTGTGCCTAACTCAGTAAAAAACCTAGTGAATACAAATTTCCATATAAATCCTAAAATTAATCCTCCTATTAAGTTGGGCATAAAAAATACTCCCCTTAACAGATTTCTTGTTTTAATTTTTGAAGTTACAAGTAAAGCAAGAGCTAAGCCAACTACATTTACAAGTATTACCATAATTACTGTATACTTTGTAGTAAGCCAAAATGATGATACAAATTTTGCATCATTAAATGCTGCTCTATAATTTTTTAAGCCTATAAAGGAAGATCCTTTAAAAGCAAATCCATCCCAATTTGTAAATGAATAAATAATGCCCATAATAAATGGAATAATAACTACATTTACAAATGCAAACAGCGAAGGTATGACAAATAAAGCTGTAGTTATTTTGCCTTTAATTCCTTTATTCATTTTAACTCCTCCAATTTTTATTAATTTAAAAGCCTCATTTGAGAGGCTTTTAATTTAAATTATTTTATTTTTTAGCTGCATTAACCCATACATTATTGATTTCATCAAGAAGCTGATCAGGTGTTGACTGACCTGCATAGAATTTTTCCATAGCACTTGCACAATCTTTATCAACTCCGGCTGGGAACAAATTGAAAGTCCAAGGTACTGTCTTACCTGAATCAGAGTATTTTGAAACTTCCTTTGCCAGTGGATTTAATGAACTTGTATTGAATCCAGTATATGCTGGTATAAGTTTAAATTTATCAGTTACATATTTCTGACCTGTTGGATCTGTAAATAACCAGTCAAGGAAGCTTTCAGCTCCTGCCTGCTGTTCCTTTGTAGCATATTTATTTACATGGAAGAAGTTAGTGTTTCCAACAGCTATTGCAGTATTTCCATTAACAGGCATTCCTATCATGCCCATTTCAAAGTTTATTTTATAGTCATCAAGAACTGATTGTGCCCAGTTACCCTGGTGAATAATAGCATATTTACCTTGTGCAAAACCTGCAAGCTGATCATCGTAACTGTCTTTAGCAAGATTTGTATATGGTTTTAATTTATTCAAGTCTTCAGCATATTGTTTTACTTCTGGTATATCCTTAAGTTTAAGACTTCCGTCGTTAACTTTTGCTATTTTATCTTTATAGTCGCTCATTACTGCAAAAGGCCAGTTAAAAGGATGCATAAACTGGAAATATGTTTCTTTTGCAAAAGCAAGAGGTTTTACAACTCCTTTAACCTGAGCAAGTTTTTGACATGCAGCAACCAAATCATCCATGGATTTAATATCATCTGCATTTATTCCGGCTTCTTTAAATATAGTTTTGTTATATATTAATCCAAAGCCTTCAATTGCCATTGGCAGACCATAAAGCTTGCCATCTTTCATGGAATCTTCTTTTTGTCCTTTAACTATCTTGGATGCTGATTTTGTAGAATCAAGCGGAGCCATGTATTTGTAGAACTTTTCAAATTCACTGCCGCTGCCGCAAGTGAAAATAGTTGGAGCTTTCTCTGGAGTTGATGCAAACTGAGATTGTAATGTAGTTACTAAATTATCTCCTGCAGCTCCTAGAATCTTTACCTCCACATCTTTGTGAGAACTGTTGAAATCTTTTGCTGCGGCTTCAAGCTGCTGCTGAATTTCAACTTTGTTTTGAATAACCGTAACTTCGGCTTTTTTACCTGTACTTGAGGTTTGTGTTGCACTTGAACCACACCCGACCAATGCTGTTGAAGCTATGGTCAAAGCACAGGCAATGCTAAGAAATTTTTTCATTTTTATTCCCCCCATTTTAATAAATAAAAAACAAAACGATTACCGTAAATTTTGTAGGCATAATTATTATTAAACCTACATTGACATTATATAGTAAAAAGTTATATAATCTTATAGATACTTAATATATTTTATACTTTATTAAGTTTATTTCATTGAGGTGATCTGTTTTGGATAATATCTATAAAAAATTAGAATTAAGCATGGCTAATAACAGGTTCACATCATATGTACACCCTTCTTATGAGCTGGAGAAAAAACTTATAGCTTCCATGCAGATGCTTAACAAGGAAGAAAGCATTAAAATACTCCATAAAATAAACTCTCTTGAAAGAGCTCATTTATCAAAACAGCCCATTAATTCTTTAAAATATTCACTAGTAGGTTCATGTACAATTTTCACCCGTGCAGTTATTGAAGCTGGGCTGGATACTGAAACTGCCTTTATGTTAAGTGACTATTATATAAATCTTATAGATGAGGCAAAAACCAGACAACAAACTGAGGCCCTGGAATATAAAATGTTAAATGATTTTATACAGGTATTAAAGACCAATAAAGAATATATTTATAATCCAATGATTAATCATGTAATTTACTATATCAGAAAACATATAGAGGAACCCATCACATTACAGGAATTAGCATCCTATGTAAATGTACATCCAAATTATTTATCTTCCAGCTTTAAAAAACAGGTAGGGAAAACCTTAACTGAATACATAGATGAACAAAAGATAAATGCAATTAAAATTTATATGCAAAATACAAATCTTAGTATTAACGAAATAAGTTATACATTTAACTTTAACTATGTAAGCTATTTTTCCAGTTTTTTTAAGAAACATACAGGATTTACTCCTATGGAATATAAAAAGCAGATCTTCAGCAAGACATCTGCACTTAGAAGATAAAGCACTAACTCTATAGAAAGTAAATATCTATACAGTTAGTGCTGTTTTTGACTTTTTCTAATTATTATGGTGTTCTCCATGGTGATTGCATACTATATTTTTATCTTCCAGAGTTCCATTAATGTACTGTTCAACAGCCTTCATATATTCTCCGGATGCTCCTCTGATTACCCTTAGGCCTTTTTGCTGCAATCCTGAAATTGCACCTGCTCCTATGCCTCCTGTTATGACCACCTCTGCGCCATGACTTAAAAGTAAATTTGCCAGGTTTTCATGCTGATGTGTAAATTCTGCTGAGGATATTTCCTCCACACCTTCAACTTTTTTGTTTTCTACTGTTACTATAACAAAGTTTCTGCTCATTCCAAAATGCTGATTAATCAAATTACCATTGCTGGGTATTGCTATTTTCATAATTAATGGCCTCCATTCATTATTGGCATATGCTATTTATATTATATATTTGTTATACATTTCTGTCAAATGCCAGAAGCAATACTTACTTTAAACAAAATGTTATAAAATGTTTCACAAAATCTGCATCACTATCAGCTAAATACACAAAATTAAATTCTCTTGATATATTAATGCCTTTTATTTTTACTATTTTAAATTTTCCTATATCAAGCTCTTTTTTGATAGTTTCCCTGGACATTATGGAATATCCCAGGTTAGCTTCTATTAAAGATTTAATTGCAGAAATACTGCCTATCTCCATATATGGTCTGTAATTATTAAGATTGTAACCTAATTCTAAAACTTTATTTTCAAAAGTTTCTCTTGTACCAGATCCTTTTTCTCTTAATATTAATTGTCCATTTAAAACATCATCTATTTTTACATATTTTAACTTTGAAAACTCATGCTGATTTGAAACAACCAGTACTAATTCATCATCCTTATATTTAATGTGTTTGAACTTTTCCTTATGAAAGTTTCCCTCAACAAATGCCAGATCTATTTTTCTGTTTAATAATTTATCAATTATCTCCTCTGTGTTATTAACCTGAAGAAGTATGTTTATATTACCAAAGCTGTTCTTATAATCTGCAAGCATAAAAGGAAGCACATACTCTCCAATAGTCATTGATGCACCTACTTTATATGTTTTATTTATGTTATTTTTATTTTTTAGTTCTGACTCTAAACTTCTATTAATGGATTCCAGTTGTTTTGCATATCTATAAAGGATTTTCCCTTCCTCAGTGAGTTTTATAGTCCTTCCTGCTTTTTTTATAAAATCAGCACCATAATATTCTTCAAGGAACTTTATATGCTGTGATACTGCCGGCTGAGTAATATTTAATATTTCACTTGCTTTTGTATAGCTCTTAATCTGAGCCAGCACAATAAATGTCTGCAGTCTTACATCCATCATAAGTTTTATCCCCCCTAAGGCATTCATTTATATATTATAACAAATTCTTATAAAAACATAATTATTTATAATTGGTTTTATTACAGCTTCTATAATATCATTAGCTTGTACTAAATTTTATACGAGGAGTGAATTTCATGATAAAGGAAAATTTAAGTGGAATAATTGTATCACTATTACTGGCCCTGGTGGCATCAGAGCTTGGTAACCTATTTCCAATAGTAGGAGGGCCCGTATTTGGCATCGTGCTTGGAATAATTATAAACAATACTATAGGCAAGCCAGCCTCAACAAAAAAAGGCATTACATTTACATCAAAAAAAATACTTCAGTGGGCTATTATAGTGTTAGGTGCAGGCTTAAGCTTAAATGAAGTTTTAAAAACAGGCATAAGTTCATTTTCAGTAATGGTATTTACTATATTAGCAGCATTTTTAACTGCCTTTATAGTTGGAAAAATATTAGGTGTACCAGATAAGTTAAGAACCTTGATTGGAGTTGGGACAGCTATTTGTGGAGGATCTGCCATTGCAGCCATATCACCTATAATAGAGGCAGATGAAACAGAAATTGCCTATTCAGTTTCTACTATTTTTTTGTTTAACATTATTGCTGTATTAATTTTTCCGCCCCTTGGACATCTTTTGGGATTTTCAGATAAAGCCTTTGGTTTATGGGCCGGCACTGCTGTAAATGATACTTCTTCCGTGGTAGCTGCAGGATATGCATTCAGCAACACAGCAGGAGCCTATGCAACAATAGTGAAGCTTACAAGAACCACTATGATCATTCCAATATCTCTTATCTTTGCTCTGATCACAGCATATAAAAAGAAAAAGGAATCTAAAAACAATTCCAATGTAAATTACAATTTAAAAAAAATATTTCCCTGGTTTATAATTGGATTTTTATTTGCTTCCCTGTTAAATACCATAGGCATATTTAAAGGAAATTCATTATTTTACATAAACACACTTGGAAAATTCATGATTGTCATGGCTCTTTCTGCTATAGGTTTAAATACAGATTTTAAAGAAATGATGAAAAACGGTGTTAAGCCCATGCTGCTTGGTTTAATTGTCTGGTTTTCAGTGGCAGTAACAAGTATTTTAGTACAAGTGCTTACAGGCCAGATTTAGTGTCCAGGTCAATTTGTACAATCATTAATTTACCTAAAAATAAACCAAGCTTATATACTTGGTTTATTTTTTATATATTATTTTTACAGCACCATTTTTTACAAAATCCTTTTTTACTGCTGCATATAATTTTATGGGAACCACAAGAAGGACACATATTTCTGTCCTGGTCATAATTTGCTCCATAAACTGCACCGCAATTCAAACATTTAAATCTGCAGAGATTAGTTGTATAATGCCCTCCGCTTATTCTTATTGCTTTTCCCAAAGTAAGTGCAGTTGCCGTCTTTTTTCTTGCACTATCTATAATATTTTGAAATGTTTGTCTTGAAACCTGCATTTTTTCTGCACACTCCTCTTGATTTAAGTCTTCAATGTCCTTTAATCTCATAGCTTCCAGCTCTTCAACCTTTAATACTATTTCCTCCAATTCACATTTAGGTTTTCCCCATGGTACAAAATAAGTGTCATTTGGGAAAAACTCCACATTTCTAAATTTTGTGGGCCTTGGCATATTGACACCTCCCTGCATTTTCTATATATAAATAGTATACCTAATATGTTAAATTATGAAGTGTTTTTTCTTTTTCAATCGTTATATTAAATGTAAGGACAAAAAAGGATGGTGATAGTTATTGAAAAGAAACAATTTGAAAATTGCATAAAGCAATATGAACGATTAATAATCACCATTTGTTTATCCTTTACAAAAAATTATTTTGATGCAGAGGATTTGGCACAGCAAACATTTTTGTCTGCATATACAAATTATGAAAAATTTGATGGTGATAACCTTAAGGCTTGGCTTACTACAATTGCTGCAAATAAGTGTAAGGATTACATTAAAAATAAGGCAAGAAAAACCATTAATCTCACAGATGAGGATTATGAAACTATTGAAGACACAGATGAATCACCAGAAGATATAGTGATGAAAAAGTGCACCGACGAAAAAATACATAATATATGTACTAAATTAAAGGAACCTTACAGGACAGTAGCAATAAGTTATTTTTGTAAAGATATTAAACTTTCACATATGTCAGCAAATACCGGCCAAAGCTTAAAAACATTACAGACTCAATTATATAGAGCAAAAAAAATGCTTAAGGAATTATGGGAGGAGGAATTTATTTGAGAAGTAAATTATTTAATGAAGATAATCATTTAACTGAAATGTCATTAAAAGCTTTTAAGGAAGGACATTTGGATGATAAAAGCTTAATTTTATTATCAGAGCATATTGCTTGTTGTGAAAAATGTGCTGATGCTCTAGCTAACAGCTTCAATGATAATGAACTGGCAAAGGCTCCCTTAGGATTCCAGGAGGAAATACATGAAAAAATAAATAATAAAAAACAAAAAAGCTTTCAATTTGGTTTTTATTCTCTTAAGGTTGCAGTTGCTGCCTGTATAGCATTAATAATTGTTTTTTCCAGTCAATTAAACTATTTAGCTAATACAAAATTAGAAACAAGTTATATTAAGGCACCAGACTTAAGTATTGTAAACTCAATTAATACAAATCTTTATAATTTGTCAGAGAAAATAATAAATATGGAGGTTTTCAATAATGAAAAAGAAAAAAAATAAAATTTTAACCTTTATTTTTTCACTATTACCAGGGGCAGGTCATATGTATATGGGATTTATGAAGACTGGAATATCATTTATGGCAATGTTTTTCCTTATAATATTTCTTTCTTCCTGGCTTGATATAGGACCATTACTTTATATTTTACCATTAATTTGGTTTTACTCCTTTTTTGACTGTATAAATAAGGCTGAAACAGATGATGATGAATTCACGCTTTTAGAAGATAATTACCTTTTTTCCATAGATAAACTAGTATCAATTGACAAAGACATGTTCAAAAAAAGAAGACTTTTTTGGGGTATATTGTTACTGCTTTTGGGTATATATTTAGCCTGGAATAATGTTATGAACATTTTAAGCCCTTATATTCCTGATAAAACATATGACATAATTAGAAATATAACAAGAATTACTCCTCAGATAATTATAGGAATTGCAATTATAGTTTTAGGTGTAAAGCTTATTATTGGAAAGAAAAAGGAGTGTGACAACAATGCATAAGGGGCGACAGGTAGGAACATTTACTGCAGGCATAGTATTAATTATGTTTGGAATTTTATTTTTGCTTAGATTAAGCTTTCCTAATATTAGTATCTCTATGATAGTATCTTTATGGCCTCTTATTCTTGTGTTTTTGGGAATTGAAATTATTGCAGCTTATGTAATTAATAAAGAAGAAAAAATACGATATGATACTGGAGCAATAACTCTTATAATAATATTATCATTTTTCGCAATGGGTATGGCAGGAGCAGAATTTGTAATAAATCATTTGACACAGCTTAGAAATATAATTTAATGCTGATTATATAAATAAAACACCTTTAAAATTGAAGGTGTTTTATTTAATTCTCTTTTTATTACGATTTATATAGAACATCTACAGTAACAACTTCAATATTGCATTTTATTATGAATGATGATATTATATACCCATAAGGGGTATATAATATCTAAACTTTAAGGAGGAAAAAATTATGAATTATATATTGTATGCTGTCACTATACTTTTACTGATTTATATGTTCTATCCAAAAATAGTAATTAAACTTAATAAGAATGTAACAAATGTATCAGGTCCTGAGGCTGCAAAGCTTATTCGCGAAAATAAAAATATAGTGATTCTTGATGTAAGAACTAAAGGAGAATATAGCTCAGGACATATAAATGGAGCTAAACTTATGCCTGTGTCAGAAATATCATCAAGAATAGGTGAGCTTGAAAAGTACAGAGGGAGACCAATGTTAGTTCATTGTGCCTCAGGAGGACGAAGTCCAAGAGCTGTAATTGTTTTATTAAAAAATAAATTCGGGCCGATTTATCACATGAATCATGGATTATCCGGCTTTACCGGAACACTAAAATAAGGGGTTTACCTCTTATTTTTTTATATTATAGTGATACAAAATAAGCTGTGGTATTAATAGCAAATTGCTTAATTAATGCCACAGCCATCAATATTAACAGGAAGACAAATTTGATGCTTCTATGATAAAGCCTTTGTTAAACCACCTGTCAGAGTAATTTATCACTGCTCCGTTTAAATAATCTTCAAGTTCAGGTTCATATACCACTTTAATACCATCAGATTCAGATACTATATCATTTTCATTTTTTGACTCATCCAGAGTCACATCAAGTGTTGGGCCGCCTCAGCCAAAGTCCCCAAAACTAACTCTAATCATTAGATCATCTGGTTTTTTTGATTTTTGTCTGGCCTCATTGAATTTTTCTGCTGCCTTATTTGACACATTAACCATATTAAATTCACCAATCCTTTACTAAATAAAATTATATAAATAATTGTTGTTTTATCTTATTCTTTTATTGTGAAATATTCTATCTTTCCAAAGGAAGAATATAAGCTCCTGTTCCG
This window harbors:
- a CDS encoding ABC transporter substrate-binding protein, which translates into the protein MKKFLSIACALTIASTALVGCGSSATQTSSTGKKAEVTVIQNKVEIQQQLEAAAKDFNSSHKDVEVKILGAAGDNLVTTLQSQFASTPEKAPTIFTCGSGSEFEKFYKYMAPLDSTKSASKIVKGQKEDSMKDGKLYGLPMAIEGFGLIYNKTIFKEAGINADDIKSMDDLVAACQKLAQVKGVVKPLAFAKETYFQFMHPFNWPFAVMSDYKDKIAKVNDGSLKLKDIPEVKQYAEDLNKLKPYTNLAKDSYDDQLAGFAQGKYAIIHQGNWAQSVLDDYKINFEMGMIGMPVNGNTAIAVGNTNFFHVNKYATKEQQAGAESFLDWLFTDPTGQKYVTDKFKLIPAYTGFNTSSLNPLAKEVSKYSDSGKTVPWTFNLFPAGVDKDCASAMEKFYAGQSTPDQLLDEINNVWVNAAKK
- a CDS encoding AraC family transcriptional regulator, with product MDNIYKKLELSMANNRFTSYVHPSYELEKKLIASMQMLNKEESIKILHKINSLERAHLSKQPINSLKYSLVGSCTIFTRAVIEAGLDTETAFMLSDYYINLIDEAKTRQQTEALEYKMLNDFIQVLKTNKEYIYNPMINHVIYYIRKHIEEPITLQELASYVNVHPNYLSSSFKKQVGKTLTEYIDEQKINAIKIYMQNTNLSINEISYTFNFNYVSYFSSFFKKHTGFTPMEYKKQIFSKTSALRR
- a CDS encoding NifB/NifX family molybdenum-iron cluster-binding protein, with the protein product MKIAIPSNGNLINQHFGMSRNFVIVTVENKKVEGVEEISSAEFTHQHENLANLLLSHGAEVVITGGIGAGAISGLQQKGLRVIRGASGEYMKAVEQYINGTLEDKNIVCNHHGEHHNN
- a CDS encoding LysR family transcriptional regulator, whose protein sequence is MMDVRLQTFIVLAQIKSYTKASEILNITQPAVSQHIKFLEEYYGADFIKKAGRTIKLTEEGKILYRYAKQLESINRSLESELKNKNNINKTYKVGASMTIGEYVLPFMLADYKNSFGNINILLQVNNTEEIIDKLLNRKIDLAFVEGNFHKEKFKHIKYKDDELVLVVSNQHEFSKLKYVKIDDVLNGQLILREKGSGTRETFENKVLELGYNLNNYRPYMEIGSISAIKSLIEANLGYSIMSRETIKKELDIGKFKIVKIKGINISREFNFVYLADSDADFVKHFITFCLK
- a CDS encoding YeiH family protein, producing the protein MIKENLSGIIVSLLLALVASELGNLFPIVGGPVFGIVLGIIINNTIGKPASTKKGITFTSKKILQWAIIVLGAGLSLNEVLKTGISSFSVMVFTILAAFLTAFIVGKILGVPDKLRTLIGVGTAICGGSAIAAISPIIEADETEIAYSVSTIFLFNIIAVLIFPPLGHLLGFSDKAFGLWAGTAVNDTSSVVAAGYAFSNTAGAYATIVKLTRTTMIIPISLIFALITAYKKKKESKNNSNVNYNLKKIFPWFIIGFLFASLLNTIGIFKGNSLFYINTLGKFMIVMALSAIGLNTDFKEMMKNGVKPMLLGLIVWFSVAVTSILVQVLTGQI
- a CDS encoding DUF134 domain-containing protein, coding for MPRPTKFRNVEFFPNDTYFVPWGKPKCELEEIVLKVEELEAMRLKDIEDLNQEECAEKMQVSRQTFQNIIDSARKKTATALTLGKAIRISGGHYTTNLCRFKCLNCGAVYGANYDQDRNMCPSCGSHKIICSSKKGFCKKWCCKNNI
- a CDS encoding sigma-70 family RNA polymerase sigma factor — encoded protein: MVIVIEKKQFENCIKQYERLIITICLSFTKNYFDAEDLAQQTFLSAYTNYEKFDGDNLKAWLTTIAANKCKDYIKNKARKTINLTDEDYETIEDTDESPEDIVMKKCTDEKIHNICTKLKEPYRTVAISYFCKDIKLSHMSANTGQSLKTLQTQLYRAKKMLKELWEEEFI
- a CDS encoding DUF5668 domain-containing protein, with translation MHKGRQVGTFTAGIVLIMFGILFLLRLSFPNISISMIVSLWPLILVFLGIEIIAAYVINKEEKIRYDTGAITLIIILSFFAMGMAGAEFVINHLTQLRNII